The following are from one region of the Rosistilla carotiformis genome:
- a CDS encoding matrixin family metalloprotease has product MFRRSIMSQKRKPLQRRKSRILVTETLESRRVLAASVGWDGPGLGSAELTYNISGSPSSLSQAETTAAIETALNAWSSVVDVSFTPTDQTGLRDSIDISFTNIDGDGGTLAQAYFPDDVNPARIAGDIQFDSSEVWEVGNSLGNQAFDLVWVAVHEIGHALGLDHLDDASAVLAPFVSPSQSFSGLSSEDIAEITSLYAAADDNVLPTDDSDDTSDPVDTSDDDTTDDSDPTDSGDTDNNRVNRNRWRRGGNWHRYSGRIEADVPENHNLYNPTDVNGDSATTAIDALMILNQINRGAATGESDSDAMCDTNGDGSVTAIDALTVINALNLGTVDTNQVATIEGEEEAELDDSLDSETEDEEISDEVDVELDPVDDVDDTLDSGDAEDEETLDPVDDGTESVDDPTAEDDDSLEPVDDGGVLDGGETDETDATDETDATDETDATDEHCLDGSQFRFGIGLGLTGATAEDLLTRLDTNEDGELTEEDVSSRLWDRLVDAEIDADGDAVITLAEVEAALATAREDFFSALDANEDGLLTADEVSDRFWEKVSDADSDADEAVSLDELSTWLDDGNSIRSRGGHHAHRGFHHRVDAAFALLGRAASQRGFFR; this is encoded by the coding sequence ATGTTTCGTCGTTCAATCATGTCGCAAAAACGCAAGCCACTGCAGCGCCGCAAGTCGCGAATCCTTGTCACCGAGACACTTGAATCGCGCCGCGTGCTGGCTGCCAGTGTCGGCTGGGATGGCCCCGGCTTGGGAAGCGCCGAACTGACCTACAACATCTCCGGCAGTCCGAGTTCGCTGTCGCAAGCCGAGACCACCGCGGCGATCGAAACGGCGTTGAACGCTTGGTCGAGTGTCGTCGATGTCAGCTTTACACCCACCGACCAAACGGGGTTGCGCGATTCGATCGACATTTCGTTTACCAACATCGATGGTGACGGCGGCACGTTGGCGCAAGCCTATTTCCCCGACGATGTGAATCCCGCGAGGATTGCCGGCGACATCCAATTTGATTCCTCCGAGGTTTGGGAGGTTGGCAATTCGCTAGGCAATCAAGCCTTCGATCTCGTCTGGGTCGCGGTCCATGAGATCGGTCACGCGCTGGGACTGGACCACCTGGATGACGCCAGTGCGGTGCTAGCACCGTTTGTCTCGCCGAGCCAAAGTTTTTCGGGATTATCGAGCGAAGATATTGCCGAGATCACCAGCCTTTACGCTGCGGCCGACGACAACGTCTTGCCAACCGACGATTCGGATGACACCTCCGATCCGGTCGACACATCCGACGACGATACGACGGACGATTCCGATCCGACGGACTCGGGCGATACCGACAACAATCGGGTTAATCGCAACCGCTGGCGTCGCGGCGGCAACTGGCATCGCTATAGCGGTCGGATCGAGGCGGATGTGCCCGAGAACCACAATCTTTATAACCCAACCGACGTCAACGGCGATTCCGCGACCACGGCGATCGACGCTTTGATGATCTTGAACCAAATCAATCGTGGCGCCGCGACGGGCGAAAGCGATTCCGACGCGATGTGCGACACCAACGGCGATGGCAGCGTCACCGCGATCGACGCGTTGACGGTGATCAACGCGCTGAATCTTGGAACCGTCGACACCAACCAGGTCGCGACGATCGAAGGTGAAGAAGAGGCCGAACTGGATGACAGCTTGGACAGCGAGACCGAAGACGAAGAGATCAGCGACGAGGTCGATGTTGAACTCGATCCGGTCGATGATGTCGACGATACACTCGATTCTGGCGATGCGGAGGATGAAGAGACGCTTGATCCTGTCGACGACGGCACCGAAAGCGTGGACGATCCGACCGCAGAAGATGACGACTCGCTAGAACCGGTTGATGACGGGGGCGTGTTGGATGGTGGTGAAACCGACGAGACTGACGCGACCGACGAGACTGACGCGACCGACGAGACTGACGCGACCGACGAGCATTGCCTCGACGGATCGCAATTTCGGTTTGGCATAGGGCTTGGTTTAACCGGTGCGACGGCGGAAGATCTGCTGACGCGGTTGGACACCAACGAAGATGGCGAGCTGACCGAGGAGGATGTTTCCAGTCGGTTGTGGGATCGTTTGGTCGATGCGGAGATCGATGCCGATGGAGACGCGGTGATCACGTTGGCGGAAGTCGAAGCGGCGTTGGCGACAGCTCGCGAAGACTTTTTCAGTGCCCTGGACGCCAACGAGGATGGTTTGTTGACCGCCGACGAAGTGAGCGATCGGTTTTGGGAAAAGGTCTCCGATGCCGATAGCGATGCAGACGAAGCGGTTTCGTTGGATGAACTGTCTACTTGGCTGGACGACGGCAATTCGATTCGTAGCCGCGGCGGGCATCACGCCCATCGCGGTTTCCACCACCGCGTCGATGCCGCCTTCGCATTGTTAGGGCGTGCAGCGAGCCAACGCGGATTCTTTCGATGA
- a CDS encoding DUF1501 domain-containing protein, producing MNIDCGSHDHLSRRSLLQSAGALSMTALATHLARGSEQSSKPSRPKSIIVLWLRGAPSQYETFDPHAGTKYGGEVAAIDTTARDVQISEFLPQTAEQMHRVALVRSVTSKEGDHQRAFYNIQTGWRPDPTVVHPSIGSIVCHELTGGADIPRHISILPDNVAGRGGYLGAKYDAFKVYDPANKVPDIRPYVDEKRFQRRVDGLMDVVESNFRKGRLRDLDRDRTLHGIATKSALTMMDSDQLAAFEVDKESKALRAQFGETAFGRGCLAAARLIEVGVRCVEVGLSGWDTHADNHNGQRTQCEILDPAYATLLQVLADRDLLDSTLVVCGGEFGRTPRINPVGGRDHWPHGFSIALAGCGLRQGIVHGATSPDPKLDKEDLLTNVADPVTVQDIHATILKALDVRFERELITPIGRPLKLSEGTPIESILS from the coding sequence ATGAACATCGACTGCGGTTCACACGATCACCTCTCGCGGCGCTCGCTGTTGCAATCCGCCGGCGCGCTCAGCATGACTGCGTTGGCGACCCACTTGGCTCGCGGAAGCGAACAATCCTCGAAACCCTCGCGGCCGAAATCGATCATCGTCCTGTGGCTCCGTGGCGCCCCAAGCCAATACGAAACCTTCGACCCTCACGCCGGCACAAAATACGGCGGCGAAGTGGCGGCGATCGACACGACCGCTCGCGACGTGCAGATCTCCGAGTTTCTGCCGCAGACGGCCGAACAAATGCACCGCGTCGCGTTGGTCCGCTCGGTGACCAGCAAAGAAGGGGACCATCAACGCGCGTTTTACAACATCCAAACCGGCTGGCGACCCGACCCAACCGTAGTCCATCCATCGATCGGATCGATCGTTTGCCATGAGCTTACCGGCGGCGCGGACATTCCTCGGCACATCTCGATCCTGCCCGATAACGTCGCCGGTCGCGGCGGCTATCTCGGCGCGAAGTACGATGCCTTCAAGGTCTACGATCCGGCCAACAAAGTTCCCGACATTCGGCCTTATGTCGATGAGAAGCGTTTCCAACGCCGCGTCGACGGCTTGATGGATGTGGTCGAATCGAATTTCCGCAAAGGCCGGTTGCGCGATCTCGATCGCGATCGCACGCTGCACGGGATCGCCACCAAGAGTGCGCTGACGATGATGGACAGCGATCAATTGGCGGCGTTTGAAGTCGACAAAGAATCCAAAGCGTTGCGAGCTCAGTTCGGCGAGACCGCCTTTGGCCGCGGCTGCCTTGCCGCAGCCCGGTTGATCGAAGTGGGAGTGCGATGTGTTGAAGTTGGCCTGTCGGGCTGGGACACCCACGCCGACAATCACAACGGCCAGCGGACGCAGTGCGAAATCCTCGACCCCGCCTACGCGACGCTGTTGCAGGTGCTGGCCGATCGCGATCTACTCGATTCGACCTTGGTCGTCTGCGGTGGCGAGTTTGGGCGGACGCCGAGGATCAATCCCGTCGGCGGCCGCGATCACTGGCCGCACGGATTCTCGATCGCATTGGCCGGTTGCGGCCTGCGGCAGGGAATCGTCCACGGCGCGACCTCCCCCGATCCCAAGCTCGATAAAGAAGATTTGCTGACCAACGTCGCCGATCCGGTGACGGTCCAAGATATCCACGCCACGATTTTGAAGGCGTTAGATGTCCGCTTCGAGCGCGAGCTGATCACGCCAATCGGTCGACCGCTGAAGCTCAGCGAAGGAACACCGATCGAATCGATCCTCTCCTAG
- a CDS encoding Rieske (2Fe-2S) protein: protein MNAAENWTTIAKSEEIEEGIGREFLVGTRIVAVFRVDGQLFAIDGICPHQGGPLADGAVRDGCVTCPWHGWQFELTSGRHTISGRSLAETFPIRNRDGIVELIVADEV from the coding sequence ATGAACGCCGCTGAAAACTGGACCACGATCGCGAAATCCGAAGAGATCGAAGAGGGGATTGGACGCGAGTTCCTGGTCGGCACGCGGATCGTCGCCGTTTTTCGAGTCGATGGCCAATTGTTTGCGATCGATGGAATCTGCCCGCATCAAGGGGGCCCGTTGGCCGATGGAGCGGTTCGCGACGGCTGCGTCACCTGTCCCTGGCACGGCTGGCAATTCGAACTCACCTCGGGCCGGCATACGATCAGCGGCCGCAGCTTGGCCGAAACGTTCCCGATCCGCAATCGCGACGGCATCGTCGAATTGATCGTCGCCGACGAGGTCTGA
- a CDS encoding DUF1553 domain-containing protein — MKWYQSLARWTLLAAVGLMGVGYLANGLSGDGRSTQPPPIPKGTSETADWMEVVADVDAEFETTWTRESLATAPDADWQTVSRRVSLALIGSSISLEDMRWLESLPEGTQVDALTERLLADHRFADYWAERLGRAYVGADEGPFIVYRRRRFITWLSQQLHDRVPYSQIVRQLITAKGIWTENPQVNFLTVTLDTTEKGRVDPVRLAARTSRAFLGMRIDCLQCHDDFLGNVTLGTNSDPLEGTQRDFHHLAAFYSTAANSIQGIRDDGKTYEYQFLYEDETEEVEPIVPFLPELLTTDPAAEKLPSRQQLARWVTHRENIPAARAAVNRVWALMFGKPLSDPVDDIPLHGPFPAGLDRLAHDFAEHDWDLRRLIRIISHLQTFRLDSRCDFEVTSEHEQAWAVYPLIRLRPEQVASSIIQSCRLATLDRQSALLVQLQAFGEKNDFINRYGDTGEDEFGQDAITITQRLLAMNGKMVNERTGENPFMNASSQIAMFATDDAHAVEITYLSILNRRPTDEEAAAWIRQSEQGVSRRQFVEDLYWILINSSEFSWNH, encoded by the coding sequence ATGAAATGGTATCAATCGCTCGCCCGTTGGACGCTGCTGGCCGCCGTTGGCTTGATGGGCGTCGGCTACCTCGCCAACGGCCTCTCGGGCGATGGACGATCGACACAGCCGCCACCGATCCCCAAAGGGACCAGCGAGACCGCCGATTGGATGGAGGTCGTCGCCGACGTCGACGCCGAATTTGAGACGACCTGGACTCGCGAGAGCTTGGCGACCGCACCGGACGCCGATTGGCAGACGGTCAGCCGCCGCGTCTCGCTGGCTCTGATCGGCAGCAGCATTTCGCTGGAGGATATGCGTTGGTTGGAGTCGCTGCCCGAGGGGACGCAGGTCGATGCGTTGACCGAGCGATTGTTGGCCGACCATCGCTTCGCCGACTACTGGGCCGAACGTTTAGGCCGCGCTTACGTCGGCGCCGACGAAGGTCCTTTCATCGTTTACCGCCGCCGACGCTTTATCACTTGGCTGTCGCAACAACTGCACGATCGAGTTCCCTATTCTCAGATCGTTCGCCAACTGATCACCGCCAAAGGGATCTGGACCGAAAATCCGCAAGTCAACTTCCTCACGGTGACGCTGGACACCACGGAGAAGGGACGCGTCGATCCGGTCCGTCTGGCAGCCCGCACCAGCCGCGCGTTCTTGGGAATGCGGATCGATTGCCTGCAGTGTCATGACGACTTTCTCGGCAACGTCACCTTGGGAACCAATTCGGATCCGCTCGAAGGAACGCAGCGCGACTTCCATCATCTCGCCGCCTTCTATAGCACCGCGGCGAATTCGATTCAGGGGATTCGCGACGACGGCAAGACTTACGAATATCAATTCCTTTATGAGGACGAGACCGAAGAGGTCGAACCGATCGTCCCGTTCCTTCCCGAACTGCTGACGACCGATCCCGCGGCAGAAAAACTTCCCTCGCGGCAACAGCTTGCCCGCTGGGTCACCCACCGCGAAAACATCCCCGCCGCCCGCGCTGCGGTCAATCGCGTCTGGGCGTTGATGTTTGGGAAACCGTTGTCCGATCCGGTTGATGACATCCCGCTGCACGGTCCCTTCCCCGCGGGCTTGGATCGCTTGGCTCACGATTTTGCCGAGCACGATTGGGACCTGCGTCGCTTGATTCGGATCATCAGTCATCTGCAAACCTTTCGACTCGACAGTCGCTGCGACTTCGAAGTCACCAGCGAACACGAACAGGCCTGGGCGGTCTACCCGTTGATTCGACTGCGTCCCGAACAGGTCGCCAGTTCGATCATCCAGTCGTGCCGTCTGGCCACGCTCGATCGCCAATCGGCGCTGTTGGTTCAACTGCAAGCCTTCGGCGAGAAAAACGACTTCATCAATCGTTATGGCGACACCGGCGAAGATGAATTTGGACAGGATGCGATCACGATCACCCAACGGTTGTTGGCGATGAACGGCAAAATGGTCAACGAGCGGACGGGGGAAAACCCGTTCATGAACGCGTCGTCGCAGATCGCGATGTTCGCCACCGATGACGCCCACGCCGTGGAGATCACCTATCTATCGATCTTAAATCGGCGGCCGACCGACGAAGAGGCGGCCGCTTGGATTCGACAATCCGAACAGGGCGTCTCGCGTCGCCAGTTTGTCGAGGACCTGTATTGGATCCTGATCAACAGCAGCGAATTCAGCTGGAACCATTAA
- a CDS encoding serine/threonine-protein kinase, with protein MSVNDSVLDSCDEPELLRALDDDQKQRLTEQLDRYLQSLESGEPLDLETLDRENPDLSEVFASYLSKLDALYGVAVGFQDPSDQFSDLQPTSGSPMTLGDFTVQREIGRGGMGVVYEANQKSLNRQVALKLLPMASLLDARQIARFKNEARAAGLLQHPHIVPVYSVGSERGIHYFAMQLIDGLPVDAWILQQRETASTSRDWRSIVAWAIDIADALHYAHTSGVVHRDVKPSNLLLDSAGKIWIADFGLARCQDDRSLTVSGDLLGTMRYMSPEQATGKAEAVDHRTDIYSLAATLFEMLTLRTAVVGDDGPTLLRAIQQDEPPRLRSLLPHAPADLSVVLQKAMARRKDDRYESADQLAADLRAVLDGRPTLAKPPTVVARVGRWTARHRRSVAVAASVCAVAMLWLVASSLIILQKSNDAKWSAVQRDQYFRHAQSAVDHLGTEVAEQLASVPGAEQVRHALLLQTLRYHEQFAAQATGDPELSAEVARTHSRIGTIVKELKSPRDAIGHFRRAAEGYAAIIESPESIPVEPSAEETRYHAAQNLNHLGLALADIGEPDEALQIYRQALAIQRALVQSDPENERYAAEFALTTNNLALLFIQNGDVAQARPLLDDAIARLSTIVERKPDDELAARGLASALANRSAVTVDDPRSEIELLQRAIQIRAASVGESSNRLSASGELATLLNNLGSANMHAGRWASAEQAFTRAAGLQRQLLSIAPAIDQHRRDLATSLNNVAMAFQKQAKHAEAIEALDEAISLQQASLELSDDDAAGHSRIGAMLHNRGSSMLAIGDLAAAETQWMRAIEQQQQALAIDPQHAEAKRFLPKHYSSLLRCFARGKRWQAIDAVAVRYRASAAGNGAAEKQADRDLAAVNELAVTQ; from the coding sequence ATGTCTGTGAATGATTCGGTGCTCGATTCCTGCGACGAACCGGAATTGCTGCGGGCGTTGGACGACGATCAGAAGCAACGCCTGACCGAGCAACTGGATCGTTATCTCCAGTCACTCGAATCGGGCGAGCCGTTGGATCTGGAGACGCTCGATCGCGAGAACCCTGATTTGTCGGAGGTCTTCGCCAGCTATCTAAGTAAGTTGGACGCACTGTATGGCGTCGCGGTCGGCTTCCAAGACCCGAGCGATCAATTCAGCGACTTGCAGCCGACCTCAGGCAGCCCGATGACGTTGGGCGATTTCACGGTCCAGCGTGAGATCGGCCGCGGTGGGATGGGCGTCGTTTACGAAGCGAATCAGAAGTCGTTGAACCGCCAGGTCGCTTTAAAGCTGTTGCCGATGGCGTCGCTGTTGGACGCTCGCCAAATCGCCCGCTTCAAAAACGAAGCCCGTGCCGCGGGACTGCTGCAACATCCGCATATCGTCCCGGTCTACAGTGTCGGTTCGGAGCGCGGGATCCACTATTTTGCGATGCAGTTGATCGATGGGCTGCCCGTCGACGCTTGGATCTTGCAGCAGCGAGAGACCGCGTCGACGTCGCGCGATTGGCGATCGATCGTCGCTTGGGCGATCGATATCGCCGACGCTCTGCATTATGCCCACACGTCGGGCGTCGTCCATCGCGACGTCAAACCGTCGAACCTGCTGCTCGATTCCGCGGGCAAAATCTGGATCGCCGACTTCGGTTTGGCTCGCTGCCAAGACGATCGCTCGCTGACCGTCAGTGGCGATCTGTTGGGAACGATGCGTTATATGAGCCCCGAACAGGCGACGGGCAAAGCCGAAGCGGTCGACCATCGGACCGATATCTATTCGCTGGCCGCGACGCTGTTCGAGATGCTGACCTTGCGAACCGCCGTTGTCGGTGACGACGGACCGACCTTGCTGCGAGCGATCCAGCAGGACGAACCGCCGCGGCTGCGCAGTCTGTTGCCCCACGCGCCAGCCGACTTGAGCGTGGTGTTGCAAAAAGCGATGGCTCGCCGCAAGGATGATCGCTACGAATCGGCCGACCAATTGGCCGCTGATCTGCGAGCGGTCCTCGATGGTCGACCAACATTAGCCAAGCCGCCGACGGTCGTCGCCCGCGTGGGACGCTGGACGGCGCGGCATCGTCGCTCGGTCGCTGTCGCCGCTTCGGTCTGCGCGGTGGCGATGTTGTGGCTGGTCGCCAGCAGTTTGATCATCTTGCAAAAGAGCAACGACGCCAAATGGAGCGCCGTCCAACGCGATCAATATTTCCGCCACGCCCAATCGGCGGTCGATCATCTGGGAACCGAAGTCGCTGAGCAATTGGCCTCCGTGCCGGGAGCTGAACAGGTGCGACACGCGCTGTTGTTGCAGACGCTGCGGTATCACGAACAGTTCGCCGCGCAAGCGACGGGCGATCCCGAACTCTCTGCGGAAGTGGCGCGGACGCATTCGCGGATCGGAACGATTGTCAAAGAGTTGAAATCGCCGCGCGATGCGATCGGGCATTTTCGCCGCGCCGCCGAAGGTTATGCGGCGATCATCGAAAGTCCCGAGTCGATTCCTGTCGAACCATCGGCTGAGGAAACGCGGTATCATGCCGCGCAAAACCTGAATCATCTGGGGCTTGCGCTGGCCGACATCGGCGAGCCCGACGAGGCATTGCAAATCTATCGGCAGGCTTTGGCGATCCAGCGCGCCTTGGTGCAGAGCGATCCGGAAAACGAGCGTTATGCGGCGGAGTTTGCGTTAACGACAAACAATCTGGCGTTGTTGTTCATTCAGAATGGCGATGTCGCTCAGGCGAGGCCCCTGTTGGACGATGCGATTGCGCGGCTGTCGACAATTGTCGAACGGAAACCGGATGACGAACTGGCGGCTCGCGGACTCGCCTCCGCCCTGGCCAACCGGAGCGCCGTCACGGTCGACGATCCACGCAGCGAGATCGAACTGTTGCAGCGAGCGATTCAAATCCGAGCCGCTTCGGTTGGCGAGTCATCAAATCGGTTGAGCGCTTCGGGTGAACTGGCGACGCTTTTGAATAACCTTGGTTCCGCGAACATGCACGCGGGGCGATGGGCGTCGGCGGAGCAAGCGTTTACGAGAGCGGCTGGACTGCAGCGTCAACTGTTGAGCATCGCTCCGGCGATCGATCAGCATCGTCGCGATTTGGCGACCAGTTTGAACAACGTCGCGATGGCGTTTCAGAAACAAGCCAAACATGCTGAAGCGATCGAGGCGTTGGACGAAGCGATCTCGCTGCAACAGGCGAGCCTGGAGCTCAGCGACGACGACGCCGCGGGGCACAGCCGCATCGGCGCGATGCTGCACAACCGCGGCAGTTCGATGCTGGCGATCGGTGACTTGGCCGCCGCGGAAACGCAGTGGATGCGAGCGATCGAGCAACAACAGCAGGCACTGGCTATCGACCCGCAGCACGCCGAAGCGAAACGTTTTTTGCCGAAGCATTATTCCAGCTTGCTGCGATGCTTTGCTCGTGGCAAACGCTGGCAAGCGATCGATGCGGTGGCTGTCCGTTATCGCGCGTCGGCTGCCGGAAACGGAGCCGCCGAAAAACAAGCCGATCGCGATTTGGCTGCCGTCAACGAACTGGCGGTGACGCAATGA
- a CDS encoding transposase, whose protein sequence is MMTVDELLDRFKNECPVAMGTRLMLNHLLSDERMDTLFATHAGSQRCGELLFSSVADIMACVALNIKPSVNAAYKKHKEKLKVSVTSVYNKLQGIETQVSRALVSETAAELSQLWDHLEGPKPPPVLSGYKTRIIDGNHLAGTEHRIKELRNLGAAALPGTTIPILDPDKKLLVDVILSRDGHANEATLHPEILELVEKGEVWIGDRHFASQKMMTTIALDKKAFFVFRHSKALLPNWEPQGERREIGRCDGGTLYEQKIAFTYQGLAICPRRITIELDTPTRKGDTAVHVLTNLPQRVSAKHVANAYRKRWNIETAFQHLATTLNSEINTLGYPQAALFSFCMSMMMYNLISVMKTSIGCAAGDADFFQLLCSQRRL, encoded by the coding sequence ATGATGACTGTTGATGAACTGCTTGATCGCTTCAAAAATGAGTGCCCTGTGGCGATGGGTACTCGACTGATGCTCAATCATCTGCTCAGCGACGAGCGAATGGACACTCTATTTGCCACTCACGCAGGCTCTCAAAGATGCGGTGAACTCCTGTTCTCATCGGTCGCTGACATCATGGCCTGTGTTGCCTTGAACATCAAACCTTCGGTCAACGCTGCTTACAAAAAGCACAAAGAAAAACTAAAAGTCTCTGTCACATCCGTTTATAACAAGCTGCAAGGTATCGAGACCCAAGTGAGCCGCGCCTTGGTAAGTGAAACGGCGGCCGAGCTTTCGCAGCTGTGGGACCATCTCGAAGGTCCCAAACCACCGCCTGTGTTGAGCGGTTACAAGACACGGATCATCGACGGCAACCATCTCGCTGGGACCGAGCATCGAATCAAAGAGCTTCGGAACCTCGGCGCAGCGGCCTTGCCTGGCACCACTATCCCCATCTTAGATCCCGACAAGAAGTTACTCGTCGATGTGATTCTTAGTCGCGATGGGCATGCCAACGAAGCCACGTTACATCCGGAGATTCTTGAGCTTGTTGAAAAGGGGGAGGTCTGGATCGGTGACCGTCATTTTGCTTCACAGAAGATGATGACCACGATTGCCTTGGACAAGAAAGCCTTCTTTGTTTTTCGTCATTCAAAGGCCTTGTTGCCAAATTGGGAACCGCAAGGAGAACGCCGGGAAATCGGGCGTTGTGACGGCGGAACACTGTACGAACAGAAGATCGCCTTTACCTATCAAGGCCTTGCGATTTGCCCGCGGCGGATCACGATCGAACTTGACACACCAACTCGCAAGGGCGACACCGCCGTTCATGTTTTGACCAATCTTCCCCAGCGGGTTAGTGCGAAACACGTGGCGAATGCTTATCGCAAGCGATGGAATATCGAAACCGCATTCCAGCATCTTGCCACGACACTGAACAGCGAGATAAACACGCTTGGATATCCTCAAGCGGCCCTGTTCAGTTTTTGCATGTCGATGATGATGTACAACCTAATAAGCGTGATGAAAACATCGATTGGCTGTGCAGCAGGTGACGCGGATTTTTTCCAGTTACTATGCAGCCAACGACGTCTCTGA
- a CDS encoding putative toxin-antitoxin system toxin component, PIN family, with translation MKIVCPPVVLDTNVLVAGACRQEQSMAYRVLMAVLNRRVPLMLTEGIIAEYTDVLSRPTVRKLTGLTAKQNSDLVLELISLSHQTQLRFSWRPNLSDEADNKFIEAAIAATAIIITYNVRDFDCADLVKHGWDVMTPIECWTLYDLGN, from the coding sequence TTGAAAATCGTCTGCCCTCCTGTCGTTCTCGATACGAATGTATTGGTCGCTGGAGCGTGTCGACAGGAACAAAGCATGGCCTATCGTGTGCTGATGGCGGTGCTTAACCGTCGTGTTCCGTTGATGCTTACCGAAGGGATCATTGCGGAGTACACAGACGTTTTGTCGCGGCCGACGGTACGGAAATTGACTGGCCTGACGGCTAAGCAGAATTCCGATTTGGTCTTGGAGCTGATTTCGCTGTCACACCAAACGCAACTGCGTTTTAGTTGGCGTCCGAATCTGAGCGATGAAGCGGATAATAAGTTCATCGAAGCTGCGATCGCCGCAACGGCGATCATCATCACCTATAACGTTCGCGATTTTGATTGTGCCGATCTCGTCAAGCATGGATGGGATGTGATGACACCAATCGAATGTTGGACACTTTACGATTTAGGAAATTGA
- a CDS encoding sigma-70 family RNA polymerase sigma factor, producing the protein MIATDSTHRSDSSSQSGQTQEFQSLLEAARGGDSEALGRLLQWYANYLTLLASTQLDRRLQRRLNPSDIVQEAMLAAHRDFGDFRGQSQGELLCWLRQILIHTLHRAFAANVKVAKRDVRREVSLDAVANGLENSAINLASILPNRGESPSAPMQARERTVWLADQLSELHPPYRDVIVFRVLQGMSFDEIAKRMDRSGGAVRMLWLRALEAFKTQGEARDVCE; encoded by the coding sequence GTGATCGCAACCGATTCGACCCACCGTTCCGATTCCAGCAGCCAGTCGGGCCAAACTCAGGAATTTCAATCGCTGCTCGAAGCGGCTCGCGGTGGCGATTCGGAAGCCTTGGGCCGTTTGCTGCAATGGTACGCCAACTACTTAACGTTGTTGGCCAGCACGCAATTGGATCGCCGCTTGCAACGCCGGTTGAATCCGTCGGACATCGTTCAGGAAGCGATGTTGGCCGCCCATCGCGACTTCGGCGATTTTCGCGGCCAGAGCCAAGGAGAGCTGTTGTGCTGGCTGCGACAGATTCTGATCCACACGCTGCATCGCGCTTTTGCCGCGAATGTCAAAGTTGCCAAGCGGGACGTCCGCCGCGAGGTGTCGTTGGACGCCGTGGCCAACGGACTCGAAAACTCCGCCATCAACCTTGCTTCGATCCTGCCCAACCGAGGTGAATCGCCGAGCGCCCCGATGCAAGCGCGTGAGCGGACCGTCTGGTTGGCCGATCAATTGAGCGAGCTGCATCCGCCCTATCGCGATGTGATCGTCTTTCGCGTGTTGCAAGGAATGTCGTTCGACGAGATCGCCAAGCGGATGGATCGCTCCGGCGGTGCGGTGCGGATGCTTTGGCTGAGAGCCCTGGAAGCCTTCAAGACGCAGGGAGAAGCTCGCGATGTCTGTGAATGA
- a CDS encoding toxin-antitoxin system HicB family antitoxin, with product MATLSVRMRDDLKAKAQQLASEQGVSLNSYINATLAATVAQAETLAMMGDKFDGVDRDRLRARVMKFMSTTQSGPEPTPVEIERAIAGKPDVGGR from the coding sequence ATGGCGACCCTCTCCGTGCGAATGCGAGACGATCTGAAAGCAAAGGCTCAACAGTTGGCGAGCGAACAGGGGGTTTCTTTGAACAGCTACATCAATGCGACGCTTGCGGCGACCGTCGCGCAAGCGGAAACGCTGGCGATGATGGGGGACAAGTTCGATGGTGTCGATCGAGATCGGTTGCGTGCTCGAGTCATGAAGTTCATGTCTACAACGCAGAGCGGCCCCGAACCAACTCCAGTCGAGATCGAGCGAGCGATCGCAGGCAAGCCGGACGTTGGGGGCCGGTAA